The Papaver somniferum cultivar HN1 chromosome 3, ASM357369v1, whole genome shotgun sequence genome includes a region encoding these proteins:
- the LOC113358663 gene encoding uncharacterized protein LOC113358663 has translation MEALSSSVFSSKLIGSETYNQSCLSKPLIKQRNGFLKINEISDTKQQFSGGRLDLLSSSHSHKGVSSKSGLVFSVNNAFNHEVSGDDDDDKNDELILIPEAHSSWFEDTSSNHGKSKEGPEASNLVTPLTVSSAGGSSGGSRAGLFRTPISGGVQSATSAHGLPRPALAVRNLMEQARFAHLCTVMSRMHHRREGYPFGSLVDFAPDPMGHPIFSFSPLAIHTRNLLADPRCTLVVQIPGWSGLSNARVTIFGDVYPLAEDQQEWAHKQYVAKHQQVASQQWGNFHYFRMQNISDIYFIGGFGTVAWVDVKEYETLQPDKIAINGGEQNLKELNALFSKPLKELLSAEAEIDDAALISIDSKGTDIRVRQGAQFNIQRISFDVGYAVETLEEAKAALQKLINKDCMLRLHIKG, from the exons ATGGAAGCACTTTCAAGTTCAGTTTTCTCTTCGAAATTAATCGGTAGTGAAACATATAACCAATCTTGTCTAAGCAAACCCTTGATTAAACAAAGAAATGGGTTTCTCAAAATCAATGAAATTTCTGATACTAAACAGCAATTTAGTGGGGGCAGATTGGATTTATTGAGTTCTTCTCACAGTCACAAGGGTGTTAGTAGTAAAAGTGGATTGGTTTTTTCAGTTAATAATGCTTTTAATCATGAAGTttctggtgatgatgatgatgataagaatgATGAGCTCATTTTGATTCCAGAAGCTCATTCTTCTTGGTTTGAG GATACTTCTAGTAACCATGGAAAGAGCAAAGAGGGTCCTGAAGCGTCAAATTTGGTGACACCTCTGACGGTTTCAAGTGCTGGTGGATCAAGTGGTGGTTCTAGAGCGGGACTTTTTAGAACACCAATTTCTGGTGGGGTTCAGAGTGCAACCTCTGCTCATGGCCTACCTCGGCCAGCGTTGGCAGTTCGCAATCTGATGGAGCAG GCCAGATTTGCTCATCTATGTACCGTGATGTCTCGTATGCACCATCGCAGAGAGGGATACCCATTTGGTTCACTTGTAGATTTTGCACCAGATCCAATGGGCC ATCCAATCTTTTCATTTTCACCATTAGCTATCCACACAAGGAATCTGTTGGCTGATCCAAGATGTACACTTGTTGTTCAG ATACCGGGATGGAGTGGATTATCAAATGCAAGGGTTACAATTTTTGGTGATGTCTATCCTCTTGCTGAAGATCAACAG GAGTGGGCTCATAAACAATATGTTGCAAAACATCAGCAAGTAGCTTCGCAACAATGGGGCAACTTTCACTACTTCAGGATGCAGAACATTAG TGATATTTATTTCATTGGAGGATTTGGTACTGTCGCTTGGGTAGATGTCAAGGAATACGAAACTCTACAACCTGATAAGATTGCAATCAATGGAGGGGAGCAAAATTTAAAG GAACTAAATGCTCTTTTCTCGAAACCACTTAAAGAACTTCTGTCCGCTGAAGCAGAGATTGATGATGCTGCTCTGATATCAATAGACAGCAAAGGCACTGATATTCGGGTTCGACAAGGGGCACAG TTCAACATTCAGCGAATATCTTTCGATGTAGGATATGCAGTAGAAACACTGGAGGAAGCGAAGGCAGCACTACAAAAGTTGATAAACAAAGATTGCATGCTGAGACTGCACATCAAAGGATAA
- the LOC113360659 gene encoding solanesyl-diphosphate synthase 1, mitochondrial-like: MGTLTIHFLMVFGGVDTSYGNSQSFHSFSFQVQQGGSSLVEEPLDPFSLVADELSLIGNRLREMVVAEVPELASAAEYFFKMGVEGKRFRPTVLLLMASALNVSLPGSVPDAVANFSNELRTRQQCIAEITEMIHVASLLHDDVLNDADTRRGVRSLNFLMGNKNWVTF, translated from the exons ATGGGTACCTTAACTATTCATTTCTTAATG GTTTTTGGTGGTGTTGATACTTCTTATGGGAATTCCCAGTCGTTCCACAGCTTCAGTTTTCAAGTTCAGCAAGGTGGGAGTTCTTTAGTCGAG GAGCCACTGGATCCATTTTCTCTTGTTGCTGATGAACTCTCTCTTATTGGTAATCGGCTACGTGAGATGGTGGTTGCTGAG GTCCCTGAGCTTGCCTCAGCTGCTGAATACTTCTTTAAGATGGGGGTAGAGGGAAAGAGGTTTCGGCCCACG GTTCTATTGTTGATGGCATCAGCGTTGAATGTGTCACTACCTGGATCTGTTCCCGATGCCGTGGCTAATTTTTCCAATGAACTCCGTACCAGGCAGCAGTGTATTGCTGAGATTACCGAGATGATTCAT GTTGCAAGTCTTCTTCATGATGATGTCTTGAATGATGCTGATACAAGGCGTGGTGTTCGTTCCCTTAATTTCTTAATGGGGAATAAG AATTGGGTTACTTTTTGA